A genomic window from Trueperella bialowiezensis includes:
- a CDS encoding efflux RND transporter periplasmic adaptor subunit produces MAHPRQSRFSQFMAVARLIVLAVIAIALVKFAFFPGEDEENNSLDPEFAIPQMTILPETTTITNTLELTGTIQPNPATDVPATSSGEVSTIFVDDGVWVDAGAPLLELRKEMPGDDVETQDEEGNVTITPGQSWYQYTQIKAPVAGRVKMNVLRGQTFNIGDPVAKLSPDTFSAHAQLTPELLYRLATVPDTATITIKDGPAPFECTGLKLDTGIDSQPKTAEETTEAGVRLTCTIPGEQRVFAGLAISMTVTGGEAADVLALPVSAVEGRYGTGYVYLPTDDPEAPEKHEVVLGLTDGAMIEIKEGLGPDQEVLEFTPINRDEMQCDPWTGEGCM; encoded by the coding sequence ATGGCTCATCCACGCCAATCCCGATTCTCACAATTCATGGCGGTTGCACGCCTTATCGTGTTGGCAGTCATCGCGATCGCACTCGTCAAATTCGCGTTCTTCCCCGGCGAAGACGAGGAAAACAACTCCCTCGACCCCGAGTTTGCGATCCCGCAAATGACGATCCTGCCCGAAACGACCACGATCACGAACACCCTCGAACTGACCGGCACGATCCAGCCGAACCCGGCCACGGACGTGCCTGCGACGTCGTCGGGCGAAGTCTCCACCATTTTCGTCGACGACGGCGTATGGGTCGACGCCGGTGCACCCCTACTAGAACTGCGGAAAGAAATGCCGGGCGACGACGTCGAAACCCAAGACGAGGAGGGGAACGTTACCATCACCCCCGGCCAGTCGTGGTACCAGTACACGCAGATCAAAGCGCCGGTGGCTGGCCGCGTGAAAATGAATGTGTTGCGCGGGCAGACGTTCAACATTGGAGATCCGGTAGCCAAACTATCCCCGGACACGTTCTCCGCTCACGCCCAACTCACCCCTGAACTGCTCTACCGGCTTGCCACTGTGCCGGACACGGCCACGATCACGATCAAGGACGGGCCGGCGCCTTTCGAATGCACGGGCCTGAAGCTGGACACCGGGATCGATAGTCAGCCGAAAACAGCAGAAGAAACAACCGAGGCGGGGGTTCGGCTCACGTGCACGATTCCCGGCGAACAGCGAGTGTTTGCCGGGCTTGCGATCAGCATGACTGTGACGGGCGGCGAGGCGGCTGACGTGCTCGCGCTGCCGGTCTCCGCCGTCGAGGGCCGCTACGGCACCGGCTATGTCTACCTGCCGACCGACGACCCCGAGGCCCCCGAGAAGCACGAGGTCGTGCTCGGCCTGACTGACGGCGCGATGATCGAAATCAAAGAAGGGCTCGGACCCGACCAGGAAGTCCTCGAATTTACCCCCATCAACCGGGACGAGATGCAATGCGACCCGTGGACCGGCGAAGGCTGCATGTAA
- a CDS encoding ABC transporter ATP-binding protein has protein sequence MSLVEMRAITRTVILPDGSDLHILRGLDLTVNPGDHVSIVGRSGTGKSTLLNIIGLLDKPSTGDYLFAGKDVTRLGDATAARMRGENFGFVFQQFNLFPSRTAVENVAVPLLYAQGKKFWDRMNIAAELLDRVGLGERLDEYPPQLSGGEQQRIAIARALARSPRVILADEPTGALDPDTGREIMALLEEEAHKNDAALIVITHDLNVARRAQRVYHLADGVLSQIDHAAQVLVPTAPGGQADTGGAAASGELDGIGEPAGTGEPAGPSEPAGPGEPAGTGEHAGTEVPS, from the coding sequence ATGAGCCTCGTCGAAATGCGCGCCATCACGCGCACAGTCATCCTCCCCGACGGCAGCGACCTGCATATTCTGCGCGGCCTCGACCTCACCGTGAATCCGGGCGATCACGTGTCGATCGTGGGGCGCTCGGGCACCGGAAAATCTACGCTGCTCAACATCATCGGGCTGCTCGATAAGCCAAGCACGGGCGACTACCTTTTTGCCGGGAAGGACGTGACGCGGCTAGGCGATGCGACGGCGGCACGCATGCGCGGCGAAAACTTCGGCTTCGTCTTCCAACAATTCAACCTGTTCCCCAGCCGAACCGCAGTAGAAAACGTGGCCGTTCCGCTCCTGTATGCGCAGGGCAAGAAATTCTGGGACAGAATGAATATCGCCGCCGAGCTACTCGACCGGGTGGGACTTGGCGAACGTCTCGACGAATACCCGCCGCAACTATCCGGCGGTGAACAACAGCGCATCGCCATCGCGCGAGCCCTCGCGAGGAGTCCACGCGTGATCCTCGCCGATGAACCGACCGGCGCGCTCGACCCCGACACCGGGCGCGAGATCATGGCCCTCCTCGAAGAAGAAGCACACAAGAACGACGCCGCCCTCATCGTCATCACCCACGACCTCAACGTGGCACGGCGCGCCCAGCGGGTGTACCACCTCGCTGACGGCGTGCTCAGCCAGATCGACCACGCCGCGCAGGTGCTCGTGCCCACCGCGCCCGGCGGGCAGGCTGACACCGGCGGGGCGGCTGCATCTGGCGAGCTGGATGGAATTGGTGAGCCTGCTGGAACTGGCGAACCGGCTGGACCTAGTGAGCCGGCTGGACCTGGTGAGCCGGCTGGAACCGGAGAGCATGCGGGAACGGAGGTGCCATCATGA
- a CDS encoding ABC transporter permease — MITSIVGALVEAWEEVKVQKARVIMSLIGVVAAVTAMTTVVALGNLMAQADRERQERWDGRNLTLSVNVDKKVDESGDMMGSMEFMPEQHSESSQRTRPLDEPLPDPIGDRFKAIMERFDVPFWARSVSFPATFKELNEAQTLGTVHGRPVEPVEQGYGSTQVEAVDPMYGTIYRLNMLHGRWLTPSDSDQVAIPIVINETFWKTIGSPPIEHPFLLSSQGQVPATYRLVGVLDQVDPWEGPVGYIPYESWLWAANDTGGIYPALRVWVGDSEPLQMRDALAESISAALGGEYEVWIGGGEAFHQIDEAQSILRKAVLGIGTIVIALGALGLLNVAIVTVRQRIREIGIRRAVGASSKRIFFAVFMESVVDTFVAGLIGVMISILIIRLFPWESVNVVVQDNPAFPMSAAIAGVGIATAVGALCGIIPAVMALRVRPIDAIRY, encoded by the coding sequence ATGATCACGTCGATCGTGGGCGCTCTGGTCGAAGCGTGGGAAGAAGTTAAAGTCCAAAAGGCGCGCGTCATCATGTCCCTCATCGGCGTGGTGGCGGCCGTGACGGCGATGACCACCGTCGTCGCTCTTGGAAACCTCATGGCGCAGGCCGACCGGGAACGGCAAGAACGCTGGGACGGGCGCAACCTCACCCTGTCAGTCAATGTGGACAAGAAGGTTGACGAATCGGGCGACATGATGGGAAGCATGGAGTTCATGCCGGAGCAGCATTCCGAAAGCTCCCAGCGCACCCGCCCGCTCGACGAGCCCCTTCCAGACCCGATTGGCGACAGGTTCAAAGCGATCATGGAACGCTTCGATGTCCCGTTCTGGGCGCGCAGCGTCAGCTTCCCTGCCACATTTAAGGAATTGAACGAAGCCCAAACCCTGGGTACCGTTCACGGGCGGCCAGTAGAACCCGTTGAACAAGGCTACGGATCCACCCAAGTAGAGGCAGTGGACCCGATGTATGGCACAATCTACCGGCTCAACATGCTGCACGGCCGCTGGCTCACGCCGTCGGACTCCGATCAGGTGGCTATCCCGATCGTCATCAACGAAACCTTCTGGAAGACCATCGGCAGCCCGCCCATCGAGCATCCGTTCCTGCTGTCCTCCCAGGGGCAGGTGCCAGCCACCTACCGGCTGGTCGGCGTTCTCGACCAGGTCGATCCGTGGGAAGGGCCAGTGGGCTATATCCCCTACGAATCGTGGCTGTGGGCGGCTAACGACACCGGTGGCATCTATCCAGCGCTGCGCGTGTGGGTTGGAGACAGCGAACCGCTGCAGATGCGCGACGCCCTGGCCGAAAGCATCTCCGCCGCGCTTGGCGGCGAGTACGAGGTGTGGATCGGCGGCGGCGAGGCCTTCCACCAGATCGACGAAGCGCAGAGCATCTTACGCAAGGCTGTGTTAGGCATCGGCACGATCGTCATCGCCCTCGGCGCGCTCGGCTTGCTCAACGTTGCGATCGTGACAGTACGTCAGCGCATCCGCGAGATCGGCATCCGCCGCGCGGTCGGCGCGTCGAGCAAACGAATCTTCTTCGCTGTGTTCATGGAGTCCGTCGTGGACACCTTCGTGGCCGGGCTCATCGGCGTCATGATCTCGATCCTCATCATCAGGCTCTTCCCGTGGGAAAGCGTCAACGTCGTCGTGCAGGACAACCCGGCCTTCCCGATGTCTGCCGCGATCGCCGGCGTCGGGATTGCCACGGCCGTCGGCGCGCTGTGCGGCATCATCCCAGCGGTCATGGCCCTGCGCGTCCGTCCCATCGACGCAATCCGCTACTAG
- a CDS encoding Ltp family lipoprotein, whose protein sequence is MTDRTEEFASPEPNPNGNGHPEGNGHQQQSFPPDTQPDPSHRRFAPEQQHEGQLGEGQQGIPQPGDPQQGSPYSGAAPYGNWQQPNYAQNYGQPHNYGQGNYGQGDYLQNVQGGAATSSGNKNWWVIVVGVVLLVGIIVGAIAILSGNNDDAEPTPSATSTPQAIGPSPSPTLTSGPTPIRPSTPRAPVAGTPEDYDEALKVANDYLDVEALSRNDLIDMLIYDGFSKETATYVVENMDADWQAQANQIAQEYIDLMAFSEKELFGQLTYEGGAGFTEEEATEALKNISVDWNEEALEAAKDHQKYLDVSKEEIYDILIHGNEFTPEQAQYAIDNLP, encoded by the coding sequence GTGACTGACCGCACCGAGGAATTCGCTAGCCCCGAGCCAAACCCTAACGGCAACGGCCATCCTGAGGGGAACGGCCATCAGCAACAGAGTTTTCCACCGGACACTCAGCCAGACCCTTCACATCGGCGCTTTGCACCGGAACAACAGCACGAAGGCCAACTTGGTGAGGGTCAACAGGGGATTCCCCAACCGGGTGATCCGCAACAGGGGAGTCCCTATTCAGGTGCTGCTCCGTACGGCAATTGGCAACAACCAAACTATGCCCAGAACTACGGCCAGCCGCACAACTACGGGCAGGGCAACTACGGGCAGGGCGATTACTTGCAGAACGTGCAGGGCGGGGCCGCCACGAGTTCGGGAAACAAGAACTGGTGGGTGATCGTCGTCGGCGTTGTTCTCCTCGTCGGCATTATCGTTGGCGCGATTGCGATACTCAGTGGAAACAACGACGACGCCGAGCCAACGCCAAGCGCAACATCAACGCCCCAAGCCATCGGACCTAGCCCGTCGCCAACCTTGACCTCCGGGCCCACGCCGATCCGACCGAGCACGCCCCGAGCACCGGTCGCGGGCACCCCAGAAGATTATGACGAGGCGTTAAAGGTTGCTAACGACTATCTCGACGTGGAAGCGCTTTCCCGTAATGACCTCATTGACATGCTCATCTATGACGGCTTTTCGAAAGAGACGGCCACGTACGTCGTCGAAAACATGGACGCCGACTGGCAAGCGCAAGCAAATCAGATAGCTCAAGAATACATCGACCTCATGGCGTTCTCAGAAAAGGAACTCTTCGGGCAACTCACCTACGAAGGCGGCGCCGGCTTCACCGAGGAAGAAGCGACGGAAGCTCTGAAGAACATATCTGTTGATTGGAACGAAGAAGCACTCGAAGCGGCGAAAGACCACCAGAAGTACTTAGATGTGTCGAAGGAAGAAATCTACGACATCCTCATCCACGGAAACGAGTTCACACCCGAACAAGCACAATACGCGATTGACAACCTGCCCTAA
- a CDS encoding TM2 domain-containing protein, with amino-acid sequence MSAFLPPDDKPRNIFSGSSFDNRRSQRPPRRGAFDDDHDSPYNARYDEPHGGSYRGDYDYRTSNQYGSGRYGSRDYADNRTSYDYDYASTYGNDDYQYSPGMLYPGVRRINKHLFVWLASFFLGAFGADRFIRGQVGLGLFKLFIGSWISLGIWPLVDFVIAAVKAYGAEYAHTEYFYFDSEGNYAR; translated from the coding sequence ATGTCTGCTTTTCTTCCACCTGATGACAAGCCACGCAACATCTTTTCTGGTAGCAGCTTTGATAATCGGCGCTCTCAGCGTCCTCCTCGCCGTGGAGCTTTCGACGACGACCACGATTCGCCGTACAACGCCCGGTACGATGAGCCTCACGGCGGCTCCTACCGGGGCGACTACGACTACCGCACAAGTAATCAGTACGGTTCTGGCCGTTATGGTTCGCGAGATTACGCGGATAACCGAACCTCGTATGACTACGATTACGCCTCCACCTACGGGAACGACGACTACCAATACAGCCCGGGCATGTTGTATCCGGGTGTGCGGCGGATCAATAAGCACCTGTTCGTGTGGCTGGCATCCTTCTTTCTTGGCGCATTCGGTGCGGATCGTTTCATCCGCGGCCAGGTGGGTCTCGGCCTTTTCAAGCTGTTTATTGGTTCGTGGATCTCGCTCGGTATCTGGCCGTTGGTCGACTTTGTGATCGCGGCTGTGAAAGCTTACGGCGCCGAGTATGCGCACACCGAATATTTTTATTTCGATTCCGAAGGGAATTACGCTCGTTAG
- a CDS encoding aldo/keto reductase: MTTKLPAMPYKRLGSSGLQVSQFSFGSWVTFGGAVDTGVAKEQLQAAAEAGVNFFDNAEGYAKGKSEQIMGEAIRELGWKRHEYVISTKFFWGIYDDVPNMHYTLNRKYLLQAIDGSLERLGLDFVDLVFCHRPDPHTPIEETVYAMSDIVESGKALYWGTSEWSADSIRAAWEIADKRNLRKPVMEQPEYNLLHRGRVEREYARLYEDVGLGLTTFSPLAGGILTGKYADGAPEGSRATITGHTHLADTAKQHADQVRQLADIAAELDVTTGQLATAWAASNPNVSTVILGASSVTQLNENLGALHALERLTPEVKARIEAIFTK, encoded by the coding sequence ATGACCACGAAATTGCCAGCCATGCCATACAAACGCCTCGGATCATCCGGACTACAGGTCTCCCAATTCAGCTTCGGCTCGTGGGTGACCTTCGGGGGAGCGGTGGACACCGGCGTCGCGAAAGAACAACTGCAGGCCGCAGCTGAAGCCGGCGTGAACTTCTTCGACAACGCGGAAGGATACGCCAAGGGCAAATCCGAGCAGATCATGGGCGAGGCAATCCGGGAACTCGGCTGGAAACGTCACGAATACGTGATCTCCACCAAGTTTTTCTGGGGTATTTACGACGACGTTCCGAACATGCACTACACGCTCAACCGCAAATACCTTCTGCAAGCAATTGACGGTTCGCTCGAACGGCTCGGCCTGGATTTCGTGGACCTCGTATTCTGCCACCGGCCCGATCCGCACACGCCGATCGAGGAAACCGTGTATGCGATGAGCGACATCGTCGAATCCGGCAAGGCGCTGTACTGGGGGACGTCGGAATGGTCCGCGGACTCGATCCGCGCAGCGTGGGAGATTGCCGACAAGCGCAACCTGCGCAAACCCGTCATGGAACAGCCCGAATACAACCTGCTGCACCGCGGGCGCGTCGAGCGTGAATATGCGCGGTTGTACGAAGATGTCGGGCTCGGGCTCACCACATTCAGCCCGCTGGCGGGCGGCATTTTGACCGGGAAATATGCCGACGGCGCGCCCGAAGGTTCGCGTGCCACGATCACCGGGCACACACATCTGGCGGACACCGCGAAGCAACATGCTGACCAGGTGCGTCAGCTGGCGGACATCGCCGCGGAACTCGACGTCACCACAGGGCAGTTGGCTACTGCCTGGGCGGCGTCTAACCCGAACGTGTCCACCGTAATCTTGGGCGCGTCGTCGGTGACGCAACTGAACGAAAACCTCGGCGCCCTGCACGCACTCGAACGGTTGACCCCGGAAGTCAAAGCTCGGATCGAAGCGATCTTCACGAAATAG
- the hemH gene encoding ferrochelatase, whose product MHGHTQTPTRGLLIVNLGSPDSTDPEDVRTFLRDFLSDTKVIDFPPFLWQPILRGIVLRVRPAKSAELYRQIWMDEGSPLVVYTKRQQEMLAEALPEWNVKYAMTYTEPSIAESLDEMAAEGVTDVTVVPLYPQWAPSSSGAIADQVHDYFRKNPDKLQWRIVKAWPTEKAFINWHADTIERALAAQPESERAQLVVCSYHGVPERKVHRPAGYRTECEASTAAIGAALCERGIDVPVISTFQSKFGPGKWLTPATIDTMASLPDKGVTSVMLATPSFVADCIETLEELDIQNQDAFKEAGGVRYARIPPINDDPAFVDVIKKLIA is encoded by the coding sequence ATGCATGGACACACGCAAACGCCCACGCGAGGCCTCCTCATCGTCAACCTCGGTTCGCCAGATAGTACAGACCCCGAGGACGTGCGCACATTCCTGCGCGACTTCCTGTCCGACACGAAAGTGATCGACTTTCCGCCATTCCTGTGGCAGCCGATCCTGCGCGGAATCGTGCTACGCGTACGGCCCGCGAAATCAGCGGAGCTGTACCGGCAGATCTGGATGGACGAGGGGTCGCCGCTCGTGGTCTACACCAAGCGCCAGCAAGAGATGCTGGCCGAAGCGCTGCCGGAATGGAACGTCAAATATGCGATGACGTACACGGAACCCTCCATTGCCGAATCGCTAGATGAGATGGCGGCTGAGGGCGTGACCGATGTGACAGTCGTGCCGCTCTACCCGCAGTGGGCTCCGAGCTCGTCTGGCGCGATTGCCGACCAGGTCCATGATTATTTCCGTAAGAACCCGGATAAGCTCCAGTGGCGGATCGTCAAGGCTTGGCCGACCGAGAAAGCATTCATCAACTGGCATGCCGATACGATCGAGCGGGCGCTCGCGGCCCAGCCTGAATCCGAACGGGCACAACTCGTGGTGTGCAGCTATCACGGCGTGCCCGAACGTAAAGTCCACCGGCCAGCCGGCTACCGCACCGAATGCGAAGCCAGCACAGCTGCCATCGGCGCGGCCCTGTGCGAACGTGGTATCGACGTGCCGGTGATCTCCACGTTCCAATCGAAATTCGGGCCGGGCAAATGGCTCACGCCAGCGACCATCGACACGATGGCCAGCTTGCCGGACAAAGGCGTGACCTCGGTCATGTTGGCCACCCCGAGCTTCGTTGCAGACTGCATCGAGACTCTTGAAGAGCTCGACATCCAAAACCAAGACGCCTTCAAAGAGGCGGGTGGGGTGCGGTACGCGCGGATCCCTCCTATCAATGATGATCCGGCTTTTGTTGACGTGATCAAGAAACTCATCGCCTAG
- a CDS encoding DUF4261 domain-containing protein, translating to MSDKTDALANSPDSGTSDSGGTSPGPIFIELLSPESQDWPTEERIVHVLRSHLGELNIVQHSEQGITAAMLEWAVDVGAGADQTTADQATADQAEDGGSAAQEPKKLPPMLQIIPSHPFDASAIAQPIRDQMWDVFPHQNELLDSLKYQVLGGDVLGTVLHPRDRAAFTMLYLDALLELFPATEAVLFADTGRLMRVADLREHGEAAENAERTEHVRDQAWRRYVRLAANVRVFRMDGDEWLIDTFGLHKLGAPDVQYHFRGLDLTKVAAHALTVAEYQLEHDFPIRSGNSIAGIEESDYSDEAGQTKDPATMWRCNYEKSLMVPDRVVLDIHTGPNAVGEREA from the coding sequence GTGTCCGATAAGACCGATGCGCTAGCTAATTCACCCGATTCCGGCACCTCTGATAGTGGCGGAACCTCGCCTGGCCCAATATTCATCGAGCTACTCTCACCGGAAAGCCAAGACTGGCCCACTGAGGAACGTATCGTCCACGTGTTGCGATCGCATTTAGGTGAGCTCAACATCGTGCAGCACAGCGAGCAAGGCATAACTGCGGCGATGTTGGAATGGGCAGTCGACGTTGGCGCCGGTGCTGACCAGACCACTGCCGATCAGGCCACCGCCGATCAGGCCGAGGACGGCGGGTCGGCAGCCCAGGAACCAAAGAAGCTGCCTCCAATGTTGCAGATCATTCCTTCACATCCGTTTGATGCGTCGGCTATTGCTCAGCCGATTCGCGATCAGATGTGGGACGTGTTTCCTCACCAAAACGAACTTCTCGACTCGCTCAAGTACCAGGTGTTGGGCGGTGATGTGTTGGGCACGGTGCTTCACCCGCGTGATAGGGCCGCGTTCACCATGCTCTACCTCGACGCTCTCCTCGAACTGTTTCCCGCCACGGAAGCTGTGCTATTTGCAGATACGGGCAGGCTCATGCGCGTGGCTGACCTGCGCGAACACGGCGAGGCTGCCGAAAATGCTGAGCGTACCGAACACGTGCGTGATCAGGCGTGGCGTCGCTACGTGCGGCTGGCAGCCAATGTTCGCGTGTTCAGAATGGACGGCGACGAGTGGCTGATCGATACTTTTGGTCTGCACAAACTCGGCGCACCAGATGTGCAGTACCACTTCCGCGGCCTTGACCTGACGAAGGTGGCAGCTCACGCTCTGACCGTGGCCGAGTATCAGCTCGAACATGACTTCCCAATCCGTAGCGGTAACTCGATCGCCGGTATAGAGGAATCGGACTACAGCGACGAGGCGGGCCAAACCAAGGATCCAGCTACTATGTGGCGGTGCAATTACGAGAAGTCGCTCATGGTGCCAGATAGGGTGGTACTTGATATTCACACCGGTCCTAACGCGGTGGGAGAGCGCGAGGCTTAG
- a CDS encoding siderophore-interacting protein — translation MVRNIVTPDTDKLAERAKALGVTVEQLQAMLKRRGKATEATVTHKERISRDLIRLSFDCPGLKGADLPFTDHYIKLLFVPEGADYEWPYDVANIRETKPREMWPVTRTYTLRHVDTEEGTFTADFVTHGTQGLAGPWAEHAKVGDAIGFLGPGGAWRPDSKYEHFVFAGDESAAPAICAGLEALPEGASATAYIEIADDDAKFAVPGSEHITVNWVKRDGATHGTALIEAVRAGGYPEKKTAWFIHGVAEMVKDTRRFLFVDGDVAKEDASISGYWRLGMTEDQWQASKADFNKQNEAEEAAAREQA, via the coding sequence ATGGTTCGCAACATAGTGACGCCTGATACTGACAAGCTCGCGGAGCGTGCGAAAGCGCTTGGCGTGACCGTGGAGCAGTTGCAGGCGATGCTCAAGCGGCGCGGTAAAGCAACCGAAGCTACCGTGACCCACAAAGAGCGGATTTCGCGGGACCTCATCAGGCTGAGTTTCGATTGCCCGGGGCTGAAGGGCGCAGACCTGCCGTTCACCGATCACTACATCAAGCTGCTGTTCGTGCCGGAGGGTGCCGACTACGAGTGGCCCTACGATGTTGCGAATATTCGGGAGACGAAGCCGCGTGAGATGTGGCCGGTCACTCGCACGTACACGTTGCGTCACGTGGATACGGAGGAGGGTACGTTTACGGCGGATTTCGTTACGCATGGCACCCAGGGTCTGGCGGGGCCGTGGGCGGAGCACGCCAAGGTTGGTGACGCGATCGGGTTCTTGGGCCCGGGCGGCGCGTGGCGGCCTGACAGCAAGTATGAGCATTTCGTGTTTGCGGGTGACGAGTCTGCGGCTCCCGCGATTTGCGCAGGGCTTGAGGCGCTTCCGGAGGGGGCGTCCGCGACGGCGTATATCGAGATTGCCGACGACGACGCCAAGTTCGCCGTCCCAGGCAGCGAGCATATTACGGTCAACTGGGTCAAGCGTGATGGTGCCACTCATGGTACGGCGCTGATCGAGGCCGTGCGAGCCGGGGGATACCCGGAGAAGAAGACGGCCTGGTTTATTCACGGCGTGGCCGAAATGGTCAAGGATACTCGCAGGTTCCTTTTCGTTGACGGTGACGTCGCGAAGGAAGACGCCTCGATCTCCGGATATTGGCGACTCGGAATGACGGAAGACCAGTGGCAGGCCTCGAAAGCGGACTTCAATAAGCAGAATGAGGCTGAGGAGGCGGCTGCCCGCGAGCAGGCTTAG
- a CDS encoding ATP-binding protein, translating into MTMPTPGDPVGHALHDALQTLLDGRLLPERAAVDYKEEPGRRTKNGRILDGDTENEEAARFLAAEVACMANSDDGGAIILGVADDGQVIGTQLSREWLHLRLYQLLGRKVNCIITEHQIHDARVLAIRVPESAEPIVYKNKFTWRIKDHCEPATITDWYRHKQIRAGKDWSALPSGVSAAQVRSAALELARKYLFESGDERALDLAHAPDLDLLRRLNVMTAEGDLRNAGVVLFVARDVPALDYVRRPFFGADSEERINEPGKSLLEELDTVFTTARAYNPEKHVDRGLQIARYRSLPQIAVREAIVNGVIHREWLDPAPTFIEHVGDTLRVTSPGGFFGGVTPENIINHPPHSRNPLLSEALAKLRIAERQGIGVDRMYGEMLRLGHRAPEFTEHDGASVLVVLAGENPDEGWMRWLSDIGEKASGDLRILMALRRIATLGWTDADDLEPYLQVTHSEAEQVIDALLSLDLKGKPVVQEVQGVPVGSPTVVSLGADAYSALVNPSAGAPAWIRRAEPAAIAKRYAEHRGRISTTELASIVGGYSSNMGVYLTALEDDGVLKPSRPSRRGPGFHYVYCG; encoded by the coding sequence ATGACAATGCCGACGCCCGGAGACCCTGTTGGGCACGCCCTGCACGACGCCCTTCAAACCCTCCTAGACGGACGCCTTCTACCTGAACGCGCTGCCGTAGATTACAAGGAAGAGCCCGGCCGCCGCACGAAGAACGGCCGCATTCTTGATGGGGACACGGAGAACGAAGAAGCCGCAAGATTTCTCGCGGCAGAGGTGGCCTGTATGGCCAATTCCGACGACGGTGGCGCGATAATCCTTGGCGTTGCCGACGACGGTCAAGTTATTGGAACCCAACTGTCCCGAGAGTGGTTACACCTGCGTCTTTATCAGCTGCTGGGCAGGAAGGTTAACTGCATCATCACAGAGCATCAGATACACGACGCCCGAGTTCTGGCTATCCGGGTACCCGAATCAGCAGAGCCCATTGTTTACAAGAATAAATTCACCTGGCGCATCAAGGATCATTGCGAGCCAGCCACAATCACTGACTGGTATCGACATAAGCAGATTCGTGCCGGAAAAGATTGGTCTGCTCTGCCGAGCGGGGTGTCAGCCGCCCAAGTTCGCTCGGCTGCCCTCGAACTCGCGAGAAAGTATTTATTCGAATCCGGCGATGAGCGCGCCCTCGATCTTGCGCATGCACCAGATTTGGATCTTCTGCGCAGGCTCAACGTTATGACGGCGGAGGGAGATCTTCGCAACGCCGGGGTCGTCCTTTTCGTAGCCCGTGACGTGCCTGCCCTCGACTATGTTCGGCGCCCTTTCTTTGGCGCGGATAGCGAAGAGCGAATTAACGAGCCCGGAAAGTCTCTCCTGGAAGAGCTAGACACTGTCTTCACAACTGCCCGCGCTTACAACCCCGAAAAGCACGTCGATCGCGGTTTGCAGATTGCGCGTTATCGTTCACTTCCGCAGATCGCAGTTCGCGAAGCAATAGTTAACGGCGTGATCCACCGGGAATGGCTCGACCCGGCACCTACTTTCATCGAGCATGTCGGCGACACTCTTCGAGTCACGAGCCCGGGTGGTTTCTTCGGCGGCGTGACGCCCGAGAACATCATCAACCATCCACCGCATTCCCGGAACCCGCTCCTGAGCGAAGCACTCGCTAAGTTGCGTATCGCCGAACGGCAAGGGATCGGCGTCGACAGGATGTATGGTGAGATGTTGCGCCTCGGCCATCGCGCGCCCGAGTTCACGGAGCACGACGGCGCAAGCGTGCTCGTCGTCCTCGCCGGGGAAAATCCGGATGAAGGGTGGATGCGCTGGTTAAGCGACATCGGCGAAAAGGCTTCCGGAGACCTACGGATACTCATGGCGTTACGCAGGATTGCCACGTTGGGCTGGACGGACGCCGACGACCTCGAGCCTTATCTTCAGGTCACGCACAGCGAGGCCGAGCAGGTCATTGACGCGCTGCTCTCCCTCGATCTCAAGGGAAAGCCGGTCGTACAGGAGGTGCAAGGAGTGCCGGTCGGTTCACCGACGGTGGTCTCGCTTGGCGCCGACGCATATAGCGCGCTCGTCAATCCCTCCGCGGGCGCTCCGGCGTGGATTCGCCGTGCAGAACCGGCAGCCATAGCAAAAAGATATGCGGAGCATCGGGGGCGAATCAGCACCACCGAGCTAGCGTCGATCGTGGGCGGCTACTCGTCCAACATGGGCGTCTACCTCACCGCACTGGAAGACGACGGCGTACTCAAACCCTCACGTCCAAGCAGGCGCGGCCCAGGTTTTCACTACGTCTACTGCGGATAA